The Crocosphaera subtropica ATCC 51142 genome includes a window with the following:
- a CDS encoding tetratricopeptide repeat protein, protein MNDNILNYKNSGRSPTPIPSVSQKDYIKAAIATQLQKKALSDLQLRIIIKQEANQGNYDSAIGFLDQLIARRPHSAIDYNNRGLMYLKTANYDQAMTDFNQAIALNPQLDRAYNNRGNCYAHQGNLNKAIENYEQALDINPYNQKVWINHGITLRELGNYPLAIETLELAKIIGDRYLGRIYAERGYTHYLIGDWNYAIADYRRALSYLPQGDRYQQKVMKWLGQVLKPVIS, encoded by the coding sequence ATGAATGATAATATACTTAATTATAAAAACTCAGGGCGATCGCCGACTCCGATCCCTTCGGTTTCCCAAAAAGACTATATCAAGGCGGCCATCGCCACGCAACTGCAAAAAAAAGCCCTTTCTGATCTACAGTTAAGAATCATCATAAAACAAGAAGCGAATCAAGGAAACTATGACAGTGCGATCGGTTTTCTCGATCAGTTGATTGCTCGTCGTCCCCACAGTGCCATCGATTATAATAACCGAGGTTTAATGTACCTCAAAACAGCCAACTATGACCAGGCCATGACTGACTTTAATCAGGCGATCGCCCTTAATCCTCAGTTAGATCGGGCTTACAATAATCGAGGTAACTGTTATGCTCATCAAGGTAACTTAAATAAAGCCATAGAAAACTACGAACAAGCCTTAGATATTAACCCTTATAACCAAAAAGTGTGGATTAATCACGGTATTACCCTTAGAGAACTAGGCAACTATCCCTTAGCGATTGAAACCTTAGAACTGGCAAAAATTATCGGGGATCGCTACCTGGGACGGATTTATGCAGAAAGAGGCTATACTCATTATCTCATCGGAGATTGGAATTATGCGATCGCCGATTATCGTCGGGCCCTCTCCTATTTACCCCAAGGCGATCGGTATCAGCAAAAAGTGATGAAATGGTTAGGCCAAGTCCTAAAACCAGTTATATCCTAA
- a CDS encoding carbonic anhydrase, with the protein MKKLIEGLQKFQTGYFSSHRELFEELSHGQHPRILFITCSDSRVDPNLITQAEVGEIFVIRNAGNIIPPFGAANGGEGAAIEYAISALDIEQVIVCGHSHCGAMKGLLKLNSLQEKMPLVYDWLKHAEATRRLVNDNYKNLEGEELLEVTVAENVLTQLENLQTYPVIRSRLHQRNLTLHGWIYRIESGEVLEYDRASHDFIAPQSSIGNTEPEYLFHPTCHIPVTASLKVPTVNKPKASSNGKNGNNGSALPGYEQFSPEQAQRIYRGSH; encoded by the coding sequence ATGAAAAAATTAATTGAAGGACTACAAAAATTCCAGACAGGTTATTTTAGTTCTCATCGCGAACTATTTGAAGAATTATCTCACGGACAACACCCTCGTATTCTATTTATCACCTGTTCTGACTCTCGCGTTGATCCTAATTTAATCACACAAGCAGAAGTTGGGGAAATTTTTGTTATTCGCAATGCAGGAAATATTATTCCCCCTTTTGGGGCAGCTAATGGTGGGGAAGGGGCAGCCATAGAATATGCGATTTCTGCTTTAGATATTGAACAAGTTATTGTTTGTGGACATTCCCATTGTGGTGCCATGAAAGGGCTATTAAAATTGAATAGTTTACAAGAAAAAATGCCCTTAGTTTATGATTGGTTAAAACACGCAGAAGCTACACGCAGACTGGTTAACGACAATTATAAGAATTTAGAAGGAGAAGAACTTTTAGAAGTTACGGTTGCCGAAAATGTCTTAACCCAACTGGAAAACTTACAAACTTATCCGGTTATTCGTTCTCGTTTGCATCAAAGAAATTTAACCCTACATGGTTGGATTTATCGCATTGAAAGCGGAGAAGTTCTAGAATATGATAGAGCGTCCCATGATTTTATTGCCCCTCAAAGTTCTATTGGAAATACTGAACCGGAATATCTTTTCCATCCTACCTGTCATATTCCTGTCACTGCGTCCTTGAAAGTTCCGACAGTGAATAAACCAAAAGCAAGCAGTAATGGAAAAAATGGCAATAATGGGTCTGCTTTGCCAGGATATGAACAGTTTAGCCCAGAACAGGCACAACGGATTTATCGGGGTTCTCATTAA
- the polA gene encoding DNA polymerase I, whose product MSDQSNLPLLMLIDGHSLAFRAYYAFAKARKGPLRTSTGIPTSVCFGFLNSLIQAIKLENPQYIAIAFDSKEPTFRHEADVNYKADRKETPEDFIPDILNLQRLLEALNITIITAPGYEADDVLGTVATKGSQEGYRVKIVSGDRDLFQLVNDDNHLSVLYLERNAVKSSSGEGYTEFNVEAVTEKMGIKPTQVIDYKALCGDKSDNIPGVRGIGEKTAVKLLSEYGTLEAVYNNIEEIKGANQKKLKEGKKEAEHSQYLAEIVTDAPLEFQIERCELKGFNFDAVKPILEELELKKFIKEINQLQEHFGGNITLEVHEKINKNETHQLSIFDDVPEKVEPVNNIKEETKESLINPQIITEIEQLHELVDKLSTFTNANIPVAWDTETTDLNPRQANLVGIGCCWGNNPTDIAYIPIGHKQGKQLKKEQVLDSLRTILESSDYPKVFQNTKFDRLIFKHQAINLDGVVFDTMLASYVLHPEKSHKLSELCEQYLEGITCQNYDELGISKKQTIADLDIEKVAEYCGMDAYGTFLLVEPLKNELQQVPTLEQLLLEVEQPLEAVLSIMEDTGILIDTEYLGKLSKELEQELSSLEKKAYDAAEEKFNLGSPKQLGEILFEKLELNRKKSRKTKTGYSTDHATLEKLKGDHPIIDYILEYRTLSKLKSTYIDALPELVNKKTKRIHTNFNQSVTATGRLSSSNPNLQNIPIRTEFSRQIRQAFIPQKDWLLVSADYSQIELRILAHLSQESVLLNAYQNAEDVHTVTAKLLFEKEEITPQERNLGKTINFGVIYGMGSQRFAREAGVSATEGKEFINKYRQRYAKVFEYLENMKKEAIANGYVTTILGRRRYFNFFDDNLYRFRGHDPQTIDLNKLNINYNDSQLLRAAANAPIQGSSADIIKIAMVKIQEILNYYQANLLLQVHDELVFEIPEKEWEELNHKIKETMENAVKLTIPLVVEIHAGKNWMEAK is encoded by the coding sequence ATGTCTGATCAGTCTAATTTACCGCTTTTAATGCTTATTGATGGTCATTCTTTGGCATTTCGGGCCTATTATGCGTTTGCGAAAGCAAGAAAGGGGCCGTTAAGAACATCAACGGGTATTCCTACCAGTGTTTGTTTTGGTTTTCTTAATTCTTTAATTCAGGCAATTAAGTTAGAAAATCCCCAATATATAGCCATTGCTTTTGATAGTAAAGAACCCACCTTTCGTCATGAAGCGGATGTTAATTACAAAGCGGATAGAAAAGAAACCCCAGAGGATTTTATACCTGATATTCTCAACTTACAACGGTTACTAGAAGCGTTAAATATAACGATTATAACTGCCCCTGGATATGAAGCCGATGATGTGTTAGGAACGGTAGCAACCAAAGGGAGTCAAGAAGGTTATCGGGTCAAAATTGTGAGTGGCGATCGTGATCTTTTTCAATTGGTTAATGATGATAATCATCTCAGTGTTTTATATTTAGAAAGAAATGCGGTCAAAAGTTCATCAGGAGAAGGGTATACGGAGTTTAATGTTGAGGCTGTGACGGAAAAAATGGGCATTAAACCGACACAAGTGATTGATTATAAAGCGTTATGTGGGGATAAGTCGGATAATATTCCTGGGGTTAGGGGAATTGGGGAAAAAACAGCCGTTAAGTTATTAAGTGAATATGGAACGTTAGAAGCTGTTTATAACAATATTGAAGAAATTAAAGGAGCAAATCAGAAGAAATTAAAGGAAGGAAAAAAAGAAGCAGAGCATTCTCAATATTTAGCTGAAATTGTTACCGATGCACCTTTAGAATTTCAGATAGAAAGGTGTGAACTGAAAGGCTTTAATTTTGATGCAGTGAAACCCATCTTAGAAGAATTAGAACTAAAGAAGTTTATCAAAGAAATTAATCAATTACAAGAACATTTCGGCGGTAATATTACGTTAGAAGTTCATGAAAAAATTAATAAAAATGAAACCCATCAACTTTCTATATTTGATGATGTCCCAGAAAAAGTTGAACCTGTTAATAATATAAAGGAAGAAACAAAAGAATCTTTAATTAACCCTCAAATTATCACAGAGATAGAACAATTACATGAATTGGTTGATAAACTTTCAACCTTTACTAATGCTAATATTCCTGTTGCTTGGGATACAGAAACAACAGATTTAAACCCCAGACAAGCCAACTTAGTGGGGATAGGTTGTTGTTGGGGAAATAACCCGACAGATATTGCTTATATTCCCATTGGACATAAACAAGGAAAACAACTGAAAAAAGAGCAGGTTTTAGATAGCTTACGGACTATTTTAGAAAGTAGTGATTATCCTAAAGTTTTTCAGAATACTAAATTTGATCGTCTCATTTTCAAACATCAGGCAATTAACCTGGATGGAGTGGTTTTTGATACTATGTTAGCGAGTTATGTCTTACACCCTGAGAAAAGTCATAAATTAAGTGAGTTATGCGAACAATATCTAGAGGGTATTACTTGCCAAAATTATGACGAGTTAGGCATTAGTAAAAAACAGACAATTGCTGATTTAGATATAGAAAAAGTTGCTGAATATTGTGGCATGGATGCTTATGGAACATTCTTGTTAGTAGAACCTTTGAAAAATGAATTGCAGCAAGTTCCTACCTTAGAACAACTATTATTAGAAGTCGAACAACCCTTAGAAGCTGTATTATCCATTATGGAAGATACAGGAATTTTAATTGATACCGAATATTTAGGAAAATTATCTAAGGAACTTGAACAAGAGTTATCGAGTTTAGAAAAAAAAGCTTATGACGCAGCCGAAGAAAAGTTTAATTTAGGATCACCGAAACAATTAGGAGAAATATTGTTTGAAAAACTAGAACTCAATCGTAAAAAATCAAGAAAAACAAAAACAGGTTATTCAACGGATCATGCTACCTTAGAAAAATTAAAAGGGGATCATCCGATTATTGATTATATTTTAGAATACCGTACTTTATCTAAACTAAAATCTACCTATATTGATGCGTTACCCGAATTAGTTAATAAAAAAACAAAAAGAATCCATACGAATTTTAATCAGTCTGTAACCGCCACGGGAAGACTATCATCTTCTAACCCTAATTTACAAAATATTCCCATTAGAACCGAATTTTCTCGTCAAATAAGACAAGCATTTATTCCTCAAAAAGATTGGTTATTAGTGTCAGCAGATTACTCTCAAATTGAACTGAGAATATTAGCCCATCTAAGTCAAGAATCGGTTTTATTAAACGCTTATCAAAATGCAGAAGATGTTCATACTGTCACAGCAAAACTATTATTTGAAAAAGAAGAAATTACACCCCAAGAAAGAAATTTAGGTAAAACCATTAACTTTGGTGTTATTTATGGAATGGGTTCTCAACGGTTTGCGAGAGAAGCAGGAGTTTCTGCAACAGAAGGAAAAGAATTTATCAATAAATATCGTCAACGGTATGCCAAAGTATTCGAGTATTTAGAGAATATGAAAAAAGAAGCGATCGCTAATGGATATGTCACCACAATTTTAGGAAGACGGCGTTATTTTAACTTTTTTGATGATAACTTATATCGTTTTCGTGGTCATGATCCTCAAACCATTGATCTAAATAAATTAAATATAAACTATAATGACTCTCAGTTATTAAGGGCTGCTGCTAATGCACCTATACAGGGATCGAGTGCCGATATTATTAAAATTGCTATGGTGAAAATACAAGAAATATTAAACTATTATCAAGCCAATTTATTACTACAAGTTCATGACGAATTAGTATTTGAAATACCAGAAAAAGAATGGGAAGAATTAAATCATAAAATTAAAGAAACTATGGAAAATGCAGTCAAATTAACTATTCCTTTAGTGGTAGAAATTCATGCCGGTAAAAATTGGATGGAAGCTAAGTAA
- the glgB gene encoding 1,4-alpha-glucan branching enzyme, translating into MTTTISADQVNQIIYNLHHDPFEILGCHLLEEGKNTKKWVVRAYLPKAEAAWVIRPTERKEDPMNSVHHPNFFECIIETPELNHYQLKVKEGEHEKVIYDPYAFSSPYLTDEDIYLFSEGNHHRIYEKLGAHVGEINGVKGVYFAVWAPNARNVSVIGDFNNWDGREHQMRKRNYTIWELFVPEIGSGTVYKYEIKNSEGHIYEKSDPYGFYREVRPNTASIVVDIDNIYQWHDEEWLEKRRNSDPLKQPVSVYEVHLGSWLHGSSAEKMPLLNGEADPVIVSEWNPGARFLSYYELAEKLIPYVKDMGYTHIELLPIAEHPFDGSWGYQVTGFYSPTSRFGRPEDFMYFVDKCHENGIGVILDWVPGHFPKDSHGLAYFDGTHLYEHADPRIGEHKEWGTLVFNYGRHEVRNFLVANVLFWFDKYHVDGIRVDAVASMLYRNYLRKEGEWIANEYGGDEHIEAVSFIREVNTLLFEYFPGILSIAEESTEWEKVSRPVYDGGLGFNLKWDMGWMHDMLDYFNIDPYFRQYHQNNVTFSMLYYYNENFMLALSHDEIVHGKSNMLGKMPGDEWQKYANVRALFTYMYTHPGKKTMFMSMEFGQWSEWNVWGDLEWHLLQYEPHQQLKQFFTDLNALYQQEPALYTHDFEYHGFEWIDCNDNTHSVVSFLRRSDDPNDSLVVVCNFTPQPHSHYRIGVPEAGYYVELFNSDAKQYGGSNMGNLGGKWADEWSFHNKPYSLDLCLPPLAVLILKLDPTKVPEGTTIKEIAADEEE; encoded by the coding sequence ATGACCACCACCATTTCCGCCGATCAAGTTAATCAAATTATTTATAACTTACATCATGATCCCTTTGAAATTTTAGGGTGTCACCTTCTAGAAGAGGGTAAAAACACCAAAAAATGGGTAGTCAGGGCTTATTTACCGAAAGCAGAAGCAGCATGGGTGATCCGTCCCACCGAACGTAAAGAAGACCCCATGAACTCGGTTCATCATCCCAACTTTTTTGAATGTATTATTGAAACCCCAGAACTCAATCACTATCAACTCAAAGTCAAAGAAGGGGAACACGAGAAGGTGATCTATGATCCCTATGCGTTCAGTTCCCCCTACTTAACAGACGAAGATATCTATTTATTTTCCGAAGGGAACCACCATCGGATTTATGAGAAATTAGGGGCCCATGTGGGTGAAATAAACGGAGTTAAAGGGGTTTATTTTGCTGTGTGGGCGCCGAATGCTCGAAATGTTTCGGTTATTGGAGATTTTAACAACTGGGATGGCCGAGAACACCAGATGCGTAAACGCAACTATACCATCTGGGAACTATTTGTGCCGGAAATCGGATCAGGGACTGTCTATAAGTATGAGATCAAAAATAGTGAAGGTCATATCTATGAAAAATCTGACCCCTATGGTTTTTATCGAGAAGTTCGACCGAATACGGCTTCTATTGTGGTAGATATCGATAATATTTATCAATGGCATGATGAGGAATGGTTAGAAAAACGACGGAATAGCGATCCCCTCAAGCAACCGGTATCGGTTTATGAGGTTCATCTAGGGTCTTGGTTACACGGTTCTTCAGCCGAAAAAATGCCCTTACTCAATGGAGAGGCTGATCCCGTCATCGTCTCAGAATGGAACCCAGGGGCCCGGTTTCTCAGTTACTACGAATTAGCCGAAAAACTGATCCCCTACGTCAAAGACATGGGTTACACTCATATCGAACTATTACCCATTGCTGAACATCCCTTTGACGGATCGTGGGGTTATCAAGTCACGGGATTTTATTCTCCTACCTCTCGCTTTGGCCGTCCGGAAGATTTTATGTATTTTGTGGATAAATGCCATGAAAACGGTATCGGAGTGATTTTGGACTGGGTTCCGGGTCATTTTCCCAAAGACTCCCACGGGTTAGCTTATTTTGATGGCACTCATCTTTACGAACACGCCGATCCTCGTATTGGAGAACATAAGGAATGGGGAACCTTAGTCTTTAATTATGGTCGTCATGAAGTGCGTAACTTCTTAGTGGCTAATGTTCTCTTTTGGTTCGATAAATATCATGTTGATGGTATTCGGGTTGATGCAGTAGCTTCGATGTTATACCGCAACTATCTAAGGAAAGAGGGAGAATGGATCGCCAACGAATATGGGGGGGATGAACATATTGAAGCGGTGAGTTTTATCCGTGAAGTGAATACTTTGTTATTCGAGTATTTCCCTGGTATTCTTTCTATTGCCGAAGAGTCCACCGAATGGGAAAAAGTGTCTCGTCCTGTTTATGATGGTGGGTTAGGATTTAACCTAAAGTGGGATATGGGTTGGATGCACGATATGTTGGATTATTTCAACATTGATCCCTATTTCCGTCAATACCATCAAAATAACGTCACGTTTAGTATGTTGTACTACTACAACGAAAACTTTATGCTGGCCTTATCCCATGATGAAATCGTCCATGGTAAGAGTAATATGTTGGGTAAAATGCCAGGGGACGAATGGCAAAAATACGCCAATGTTCGGGCTTTATTTACCTATATGTACACCCACCCTGGCAAAAAAACCATGTTTATGAGTATGGAGTTTGGTCAATGGAGTGAGTGGAATGTTTGGGGGGACTTAGAATGGCATTTATTACAGTATGAACCCCATCAACAACTGAAACAATTTTTTACCGATCTCAACGCCCTTTATCAACAAGAACCAGCTTTATATACCCACGATTTTGAGTATCATGGGTTTGAATGGATCGATTGTAATGATAATACCCATAGTGTAGTTTCTTTTCTTCGTCGAAGTGATGATCCCAACGATTCTTTAGTGGTGGTTTGTAACTTCACCCCTCAACCCCATAGTCATTATCGTATTGGGGTTCCTGAAGCGGGATATTATGTTGAATTATTCAACAGTGATGCCAAACAATATGGGGGTAGTAATATGGGCAACTTAGGGGGTAAATGGGCCGATGAATGGTCATTCCATAATAAACCTTACTCTCTGGATTTATGTTTACCACCGTTGGCTGTTTTAATTCTGAAGTTAGATCCCACTAAAGTCCCAGAAGGCACAACCATTAAAGAAATAGCTGCCGACGAAGAAGAGTAA
- a CDS encoding DUF6883 domain-containing protein — MKLKELVDHIDINSRKLTEYALNVDNPKGVNKALMFERHLGYNKDNYQLLLNQIYAQVLDAEATFQFQDEHGERYQIDLEIKGIEAYQKEIVRTGWIREPNSNIARLVTLYVKKRS, encoded by the coding sequence GTGAAGCTTAAAGAACTGGTTGACCACATAGACATTAACTCTCGTAAACTAACAGAATATGCCCTGAATGTAGATAATCCTAAAGGAGTAAATAAAGCCTTGATGTTTGAACGTCACTTAGGCTATAACAAAGATAATTATCAACTCTTACTAAATCAAATCTATGCTCAAGTTTTAGATGCAGAAGCCACCTTTCAATTTCAAGATGAACATGGTGAACGTTATCAAATTGACTTAGAAATCAAAGGAATAGAAGCCTATCAAAAAGAAATCGTGCGAACAGGATGGATAAGAGAACCGAACAGCAATATAGCTAGATTAGTTACCCTATACGTGAAGAAAAGATCATGA
- a CDS encoding mannose-1-phosphate guanylyltransferase — translation MTQPLIPVILAGGKGERFWPLSRRQRPKQFLSLDGSGESLLQATAQRLLPLADNWNNLWVITAGPIADGVREQLPSLANHNLLVEPQGKDTAPAVAWTTLEIAKRYGKDAVIGFFPADHWIKNTDDFEKTLNAASQLASAEKAIVTLGIKPTYPSTGYGYIEQGELTDHFDNLPVYKVNRFTEKPDLETAKSFLETGQFSWNSGMFIFRVGVVLEELEKHAPQVLKPLQEKGQAAYEELEKTSIDYALMEKTELTYVLPANFGWDDLGDWNSLERLIDSDGDNVELGNHVTLDTKGAIIYSSDQQEVIATIGLEDVVIVRDKNVTLVVNKNRTQDIKKLLKELQNDSTLNKLL, via the coding sequence ATGACTCAACCTTTAATTCCTGTCATTCTTGCTGGTGGTAAAGGAGAACGCTTTTGGCCACTGTCCCGTCGTCAACGTCCCAAACAGTTTTTATCCTTAGATGGGAGTGGAGAAAGTTTATTACAAGCAACGGCCCAGCGTCTCTTACCCTTAGCAGACAACTGGAATAATCTGTGGGTAATTACAGCCGGACCTATTGCAGATGGGGTTAGGGAACAATTACCTAGTTTAGCGAATCATAATCTCTTAGTGGAACCCCAGGGAAAAGATACAGCCCCGGCAGTTGCTTGGACGACCTTAGAAATTGCTAAACGCTACGGAAAAGATGCGGTCATTGGCTTTTTTCCAGCGGACCATTGGATTAAAAATACCGATGATTTTGAAAAGACACTCAACGCTGCTTCTCAACTCGCTTCAGCAGAAAAAGCGATCGTTACGTTAGGAATTAAACCGACTTATCCTTCTACTGGTTACGGTTATATTGAACAGGGAGAATTAACCGATCATTTTGATAATTTACCTGTTTACAAAGTTAATCGTTTTACTGAAAAACCTGATCTTGAAACCGCTAAATCTTTTCTAGAAACGGGTCAGTTTAGTTGGAATAGTGGAATGTTTATTTTTCGTGTCGGTGTGGTATTAGAAGAGTTAGAAAAACACGCCCCCCAAGTTTTAAAACCCCTACAAGAAAAAGGTCAAGCTGCTTATGAAGAATTAGAAAAAACGAGCATTGATTATGCTTTAATGGAAAAGACCGAATTAACTTATGTGTTACCGGCTAATTTTGGTTGGGATGATTTAGGCGACTGGAATTCTTTAGAACGTTTAATTGATAGCGATGGGGATAATGTTGAATTAGGAAATCATGTGACTTTAGATACCAAAGGCGCAATTATTTATAGCAGTGATCAACAAGAGGTAATTGCTACCATTGGTCTAGAAGATGTAGTTATTGTTCGGGATAAAAATGTGACTCTAGTGGTTAATAAGAATAGAACACAAGACATCAAAAAATTACTTAAAGAATTACAAAATGATTCTACATTGAATAAATTACTCTAA
- a CDS encoding ABC1 kinase family protein: MFSLTQTSARQREIIEVVLSNGWDYMRGLLTLGKAENPQVPPPEVLRNILVELGPFYVKLGQILSTRPDILPPNYIKALTALQANVPPVSWEAIERLLRQELQQPIESVFSNINQDPVAAGSIGQIHRATLTSGEEVAIKVQRPGIDKIVEQDINLIKGIAELVALTEFGQNYDIVKLADEFSQAIKAELKFTKEANYTDKIRQNLSESRWFDPQQLVIPKVYWDLTTDKILVLEWLYGKPILQADLTIPESRKSIEKKKQEITTLLFRAFFQQLYLDGFFHADPHPGNIFYLDDGRIAIIDCGMVGKLDPRTQQILTELLLAIFDLDAQGCTQLTIELSESGKVESLEKLRNDYEQILRKYYDLSLSQFNFSEVVYEILQIARKNRLKVPGNLGLYAKCLANLEGAARQFNPEINLFDEIKPLMTDLFRRQLIGDTPLQTSLRTVLDLKSIYLKTPRQIDILLDRLSSETLQWNFRLKELEPLRRSVDASANRLSFSIVLGSLIMGAAIISIGSSTQELSLISSVLFAAASLLGVWLIISILRSGRLK, encoded by the coding sequence ATGTTTTCCCTAACTCAAACCAGTGCGCGTCAACGAGAAATTATTGAGGTTGTCCTAAGTAATGGTTGGGACTATATGCGGGGTTTATTAACCTTGGGAAAAGCCGAAAATCCTCAAGTTCCGCCCCCTGAAGTTTTACGCAATATTTTAGTAGAATTAGGTCCTTTTTATGTTAAATTAGGACAAATTTTAAGCACTCGTCCTGACATTTTACCCCCTAATTATATTAAGGCTTTAACCGCCCTACAAGCCAATGTTCCTCCTGTGTCTTGGGAAGCGATTGAAAGACTACTACGGCAAGAATTACAACAACCCATAGAATCGGTTTTTAGTAATATTAATCAAGACCCTGTTGCTGCTGGTTCCATTGGACAAATTCACCGCGCCACTTTAACCAGTGGAGAAGAAGTTGCTATCAAAGTTCAACGGCCAGGAATTGATAAAATTGTTGAGCAAGATATTAACTTAATTAAGGGAATTGCTGAATTAGTCGCCTTAACAGAATTTGGACAAAACTATGATATTGTTAAACTAGCTGATGAATTTTCTCAAGCTATTAAAGCAGAATTAAAGTTTACTAAAGAAGCGAATTATACCGATAAAATTAGACAAAATTTATCAGAAAGTCGTTGGTTTGATCCACAACAATTAGTTATTCCTAAAGTCTATTGGGACTTAACCACAGATAAAATTTTGGTCTTAGAATGGTTATACGGTAAACCCATTTTACAAGCAGATTTAACTATTCCCGAAAGTCGTAAATCTATCGAGAAAAAGAAACAAGAAATTACCACTTTATTATTTAGGGCATTTTTTCAACAATTATATTTAGATGGCTTTTTTCATGCAGATCCCCACCCTGGTAATATTTTCTATTTAGATGATGGAAGAATTGCCATTATCGACTGTGGTATGGTAGGAAAACTTGACCCCAGAACCCAACAAATTTTAACAGAATTATTATTAGCAATTTTTGATTTAGATGCTCAAGGATGTACTCAATTAACCATCGAATTATCGGAATCTGGAAAAGTTGAAAGTTTAGAAAAATTACGCAATGATTATGAACAAATACTACGGAAATATTATGATTTGAGTTTATCTCAATTTAATTTTAGTGAAGTGGTTTATGAAATTCTACAAATTGCCCGTAAAAATCGGTTAAAAGTTCCTGGAAATTTAGGGCTTTATGCTAAATGTTTAGCTAATTTAGAAGGGGCTGCTAGACAGTTTAATCCTGAGATTAATTTATTCGATGAAATTAAACCCTTAATGACGGATTTGTTCCGCCGTCAATTAATCGGAGATACCCCGTTACAAACCAGTTTAAGAACGGTTTTAGACCTGAAATCAATTTATCTAAAAACCCCCCGACAAATCGACATATTACTGGATAGATTGTCCTCAGAAACCCTACAATGGAATTTTAGGTTAAAGGAATTAGAACCTTTAAGACGGAGTGTTGATGCCTCTGCTAATCGTCTTTCCTTTAGTATTGTTTTGGGTTCATTAATTATGGGGGCTGCTATTATTTCGATTGGTTCGTCTACTCAAGAATTATCCTTAATTAGTAGTGTTTTATTTGCTGCTGCTAGTTTATTGGGGGTTTGGTTAATTATTAGTATTTTGCGATCGGGAAGATTAAAATAA
- a CDS encoding CO2 hydration protein, which yields MVNTTIQPSRHPLAEYIHRLENGQALLKDSPQNVIEVVGILKSYGIILDQYSRNLIYIAEHQFLILFPFFKYFNGEFSIDKLLRHWNHNRTNFEYAEYCMKAMLWHGGGGLDNYLDTPEFRDNVEKVIQAKFKNNFFMLTLHKIFPEFLPEHMRMMSYYSGLGQFWRVMADIFLDLSDRYDNGEIKSIRDVVQHILDGLVKDAARPITYQVKIKGEVYEVLPKTAGLTFLMDTAVPYVEAIFFRGTPFPGTISYNAQSYQIPSEQAIFTYGALYADPLPVGGAGIPPTLLMQDMSHHLPDYLHDLYRQTFREEDDLLVQICQTFQKSMFCVTTAAIQGLAPHPLDTTNSEEQKENRAYLEGWMDRFKTSQILIVNN from the coding sequence ATGGTTAATACAACAATACAACCGTCTCGCCACCCCCTTGCAGAATATATTCATCGCTTAGAAAATGGACAAGCATTATTAAAAGATTCCCCTCAAAACGTTATAGAAGTGGTGGGTATTCTCAAAAGTTATGGTATTATTTTAGATCAGTATTCTCGTAACTTAATTTATATTGCTGAACATCAATTTTTAATTTTATTTCCCTTCTTTAAATACTTCAATGGAGAATTTTCTATTGATAAATTACTTCGTCATTGGAACCATAACCGCACTAATTTTGAATATGCAGAATATTGTATGAAAGCAATGCTTTGGCATGGCGGTGGTGGGTTAGATAATTATTTAGATACTCCTGAATTTAGGGATAATGTAGAGAAGGTTATTCAAGCCAAATTTAAAAATAACTTTTTTATGTTAACCCTACATAAAATATTTCCCGAATTTCTCCCTGAACACATGAGAATGATGTCATATTATAGCGGTTTAGGACAATTTTGGCGAGTGATGGCTGATATATTTTTAGACCTTTCTGATCGCTATGATAACGGTGAAATTAAATCAATTCGTGATGTCGTTCAACACATATTAGATGGCTTAGTTAAAGATGCCGCAAGACCAATAACTTATCAAGTAAAAATAAAAGGAGAAGTTTATGAAGTGTTACCCAAAACAGCAGGATTAACCTTTTTAATGGACACAGCCGTCCCTTATGTAGAAGCGATCTTTTTTAGAGGAACTCCCTTTCCTGGTACTATTTCTTATAATGCTCAATCCTATCAAATTCCTTCAGAGCAAGCCATTTTTACCTACGGTGCATTATACGCTGATCCCTTGCCTGTTGGGGGTGCTGGTATTCCACCTACTTTATTAATGCAAGATATGAGTCATCATTTACCCGACTATCTTCATGATCTTTACCGTCAAACTTTTCGGGAAGAAGATGACTTATTGGTACAAATTTGTCAGACTTTTCAAAAATCCATGTTTTGTGTAACAACGGCTGCCATTCAAGGGTTAGCCCCCCACCCTTTAGACACAACAAATAGTGAAGAACAAAAAGAAAATCGAGCTTATTTAGAAGGGTGGATGGATCGATTTAAAACCTCACAAATTCTCATCGTTAATAACTAA